CTGGATTTTTAATAAGCGAACCAGCCATTAAATCCGCACCTACTTCTGTAGGTTCTTGTGCTTCCACAAATTCTCCATAGCAGTTATCTACAAATATAATAGCATTGGGTGCTAATTCCCGTACCTTGGCACACATTTCTGCAATTTGCGAAATCGTAAAGGACGGACGTGATGCATAGCCTTTTGAACGTTGAATGGCTATCATTTTTGTGTTCGGTGTAATGGCTGCAGCGACTGCCGACCAGTCAACCGTTTCGTTATCGATTAAATCTACATGTCGATAACCAATTTTATAGTCCTTTAGCGAGCCCGTATCTTTGTCTCCTCCATCGACAATCGACTGTAATGTGTCATATGGTTGACCTGATATATAAAGCAATTCATCACCTGGTCGTAACACGCCGAATAGACTAAGCGTAATTGCATGTGTTCCAGATATGATTTGAGGACGAACAATTGCCGCCTCTGCTCCAAAAACTTCCGCATACACACGTTCAAGATTGTCACGGCCCTCATCATCATAGCCATAGCCATTGGATGGATGTAAATGAAAATCGCTCACTTGATGCGTTCTAAATGCTGAAAGGACTTTTTGCTGGTTGAAGAACGCCATATTTTCTACTTTCGTATGATATGGGCGGACTCTTTCTTCAATTTTTTCCGCTAATGCTAACGTTTCTGCTGTTAAATGGGTTGTAAAAGTCATTGTTTTCGTCTCCGTTTCAAATTGTTCTTTCCTATCTTATCAATTTGTTTGCAACCCTGCAAAAAATGCTATTGTGTCTAGCTGTTAAATACGCTAAGCTAAGGGGCGGACTTACTACAAATTATTCTCGTTTAAGGAGGGAAAGTGATGGCTTGGGAAGTTTTTAGCATAATTGGGACAATTGCCTTCGCTATTTCCGGGGCAATAATTGCAATGGAAGAAGAATACGATTTATTCGGTGTATATATACTTGGCATTGTAACTGCATTCGGTGGCGGTGCCATTCGTAATTTACTTATCGGTTTACCAGTTACAACGTTGTGGGGACAGGATATGATGTTTCAAATTGCAATCGCTGCCATTACGATATTTTTTATTTTTCCTCATCATCTTATACAGCATTGGCATCGTTGGGGCAATTTTACAGATGCTATAGGCTTATCGGCTTTTGCTATACAAGGGGCATTATATGCAGTGAAGCTCAATATGCCCATTAGTGCGGTTATTGTAGCCGCAGTCTTAACTGGTTCAGGTGGTGGAATAGTTCGTGATTTATTGGCAGGACGTAAGCCACTCGTGCTACGTGATGAAATCTACGGTGTCTGGGCAGCACTTGCTGGTCTACTTATTGGATTGGAATTACTAGAAGGAGATATCTTTTTATACGTGTTATTCGGGGTAATTACAATTTTACGAGTACTTTCATATATGAAGAAATGGCGCTTACCTTTGCGAAAATTGAATCGAGCTTAAGGATGTAGAACTTAGCTATTCTTGCTTTTGCAATAAATAAAAAATTAGAAGTGTTCACCTAGTTGTTGATAGCGGGTAACAACGGCATAGCAGAAAAGTGTTAGATTGATTGGGTTCAATCTAACACTTTTTCTCTTTTGTCCCGGCTTCCTTTTGGCTATAGACGATTACTCTCTAATGTTTAACTATGATTTTTCCCTTTCGGCAATTAACAAATGATTACTTCTCTACCAGCCCGACAGACTCAGCTAATGTCGCCATGTTGCTCACCATAGAGCAAGCTGCATCGAGTATTGGAAAGGCTAAAGCTGCACCAGAACCCTCTCCCAATCGCATGTTCATATGAAGCATCGGCTCCACTCCTAACAGTTCAGCAGCTATTTTTGCCCCCGGTTCTTCAGAGGCATGGGAAGGAATAATATAATTTTGCACTTTCGGTTCGAGTTCATAAGCGATAAGAGCAGCGACTGTCGAAATAAAGCCATCAATTACAACGGGCTTACGATTGGCAGCAGCCGCCAGAATTACACCAGCCATCGCACCTATCTCTAACCCACCCACTTTTGCAAGTACATCAATCGCATCATGACGATTCGGTTTGTTTAGGGCAATGGCGTTTTGAATGACTTCAACTTTATGCGCAATTCCTCCTGATCCAACCCCTGCACCGAATCCTGTCACTTCTTGTGGGTGACACGCATGCAGTACGGATAAGATAGCCGCACTTGGTGTAGTATTGCCAATCCCCATTTCACCTGTACCCAATACATTAACTCCTTGTGCTATTTCTGCCGTTGCTACTTCAATTCCTACTTCAATTGATTGAATGGCTTCTTCCCTTGTCATGGCTGGACCTTTTGCCATGTTATCCGTCCCGTATTTTATTTTTTTTATTATAACACCCGCATCGAGCGGAATATCCTGTTTTACCCCTACGTCCACTGTTACAATTTTGGCATTCGTTATGTTTGCAATAGCACAAACACCTGTTATCCCTTTTGGAAAATTTAATGTTTGAAGAAATGTTACATCTTGCGGATTGGATGTTACGTCTTCATCACACACACCGTGATCGCCTGCACAGACAATAATTGCTTTGTTATCAATTTTAGGATAGAGCTCTCCTGTAATACCAGCCAATTGTATAGCCAGTGATTCAAGTTTTCCTAAGCTACTTGGTGGCTTGCTAAGAGAATCTATATAGTCCCTTGCTTTTTCCATTATTTCGTTATTAGCATGTTGAATCTGTTGAAGTGTTTGTTGTAATAATTGCATGTTCATTTCTCCTTTTTAAATAGCCT
This genomic interval from Lysinibacillus sphaericus contains the following:
- a CDS encoding methionine gamma-lyase family protein, which produces MTFTTHLTAETLALAEKIEERVRPYHTKVENMAFFNQQKVLSAFRTHQVSDFHLHPSNGYGYDDEGRDNLERVYAEVFGAEAAIVRPQIISGTHAITLSLFGVLRPGDELLYISGQPYDTLQSIVDGGDKDTGSLKDYKIGYRHVDLIDNETVDWSAVAAAITPNTKMIAIQRSKGYASRPSFTISQIAEMCAKVRELAPNAIIFVDNCYGEFVEAQEPTEVGADLMAGSLIKNPGGGLAKIGGYIAGRADLVEKCAYRMTSPGIGAEAGATLNTLGDFYQGFFLAPHVVSQALKGAIFTAAMLEEVGMTTFPSYHTERTDLIQSVSFNTAEQMVAFCREIQANSPINAHYAPEPAYMPGYEDDVIMAAGTFIQGSSIELTADGPIRPPFTAFIQGGLTYEHVKFAICSAVQGLQK
- a CDS encoding trimeric intracellular cation channel family protein, whose amino-acid sequence is MAWEVFSIIGTIAFAISGAIIAMEEEYDLFGVYILGIVTAFGGGAIRNLLIGLPVTTLWGQDMMFQIAIAAITIFFIFPHHLIQHWHRWGNFTDAIGLSAFAIQGALYAVKLNMPISAVIVAAVLTGSGGGIVRDLLAGRKPLVLRDEIYGVWAALAGLLIGLELLEGDIFLYVLFGVITILRVLSYMKKWRLPLRKLNRA
- the cobT gene encoding nicotinate-nucleotide--dimethylbenzimidazole phosphoribosyltransferase, with product MQLLQQTLQQIQHANNEIMEKARDYIDSLSKPPSSLGKLESLAIQLAGITGELYPKIDNKAIIVCAGDHGVCDEDVTSNPQDVTFLQTLNFPKGITGVCAIANITNAKIVTVDVGVKQDIPLDAGVIIKKIKYGTDNMAKGPAMTREEAIQSIEVGIEVATAEIAQGVNVLGTGEMGIGNTTPSAAILSVLHACHPQEVTGFGAGVGSGGIAHKVEVIQNAIALNKPNRHDAIDVLAKVGGLEIGAMAGVILAAAANRKPVVIDGFISTVAALIAYELEPKVQNYIIPSHASEEPGAKIAAELLGVEPMLHMNMRLGEGSGAALAFPILDAACSMVSNMATLAESVGLVEK